The DNA window TTGTCGTCGAGTTTGGGCGTGTAGGTGCCGAGAAACACCAGCTCACCTCCCGTTCGAGGTCACCCAAACACTGCAGCCACCATACCCCACAATCCCCCACTTCACCCCATTCTTTGAGTGTCGCCGTGGCGTTTCCGGGATTATGCGTCGTCAGGAGGCCGTAAACGCCTCGGACGGGGTGTGTCGAGGCCGCGCCCGGGCAGGTTCCGGGTCATCGACCACAGCCTGCCAACCAGGAAAAACGCGATTTGTGGGGCGTAGTGGGGAACAGTAGTGGGGGCCAGTGGGGCTCAGAAGTTGCGACGCGCCTCGGTTAGGCCTCGATTGGGCCGCAAAACGGCATCGACGGTTGCGCAGGCGTCAGACCCGCGACGGCAGGGACGCCGACACCCGGTCCCGGACAAACAAATCGGGGCAGCCGGCCGGCTGCCCCGAGTGCGCGGATGCGCTTAGTCGTCGAAGCGGCGGCGGAAGCGGTCCTCCATGCGGCTGGTGAACGAACCCCCGCTCTTGTTGCGACGCTGACGCAGCGATGTGGGGGCCGGGCCGGAATGATCGGACCTGCCGGACAACCGGGGGCCGGTGATCGCGAAGATCACCCCGCCGAACATGACGATGAACCCGAAGACGCTGAGGATCGGGAAGTTTCCGATCATCGTGGCCTTGAACGCCACCCCGGAGACCAGCATCGCCAGACCGATGACGAACAGCGCTACGCCCTGCAGCCGCCGACGGGCGGTCGGTGCGCGAAACCCGCCGCCACGGACACTTGACGCGAATTTGGGGTCCTCGGCATAGAGAGCGCTCTCGATCTGATCGAGCATCCGCTGCTCATGATCGGAGAGTGGCATTTTCCCTCCTTGCCGACAGTTTGGCACGTGACTATCGATAACACGCTGATGCCCGTTGCGGGGGCAACTAATTGCATGATACGAGGTCAATCTGCCCCATACCACTGGTTCGGCGCCGATTCTATCCCGACCGTCTCCCGACACACCGCCAGACCGGAACGGCCGTGCGCTACAACCGGCTTCCCGTACCGGGGCGGCTCGTCGGTCCGGTGCCACCGCTCGTCGGCCCGTCGCACACGGGTCCGATAATGGGCGACAGCGGCCCGGTACGCAGCGACCACATAATGGCGAGGCGCCGCACGAACTGGATCAGAGGAGGGACACCGCGAATTGGCGATATTCCTCATCGATCTGCTTCCCGACGACATGGAGCGCCGCCTCGATGACGCGCTGTCGGTGTACGTCGATGCGATGCGCTACCCGCGGGGCACCGAGAATCAGCGCGCCGCGATGTGGCTGGAACACATCCGGCGACGTGGCTGGCAGGGCGCCGGCGTCGTGGAAACCCAAGAAGCCGACAGCGAAGGCGCACAGCTGCCCTCGGCGGAAGACCTGGCCAGCGCCCGGCTGCTCGGCGTCGCCTACGGTTATCCCGGTGCGCCCGGGCAATGGTGGCAGCAGCAGGTCGTTCTGGGCATGCAGCGCGGCGGCTCGCCGCCCCAGGAGATCTCCCGGCTGATGGACAGCTACTTCGAGTTGACCGAGCTGCACATCCATCCCCACGCCCAGGGTCGCGGCCTCGGCGAGGCGTTGGCCCGGCGGCTGCTCGCCGGCCGCACCGAGCAGAATGTGCTGCTCTCCACGCCGGAAACCAGTGGTGAACCCAATCGCGCCTGGCGGTTGTACCGGCGCCTGGGGTTCACCGACATCATCCGCGGCTATCACTTCGCCGGCGACCCGCGGGCGTTTGCGATCCTGGGCCGCAAGCTGCCCCTGTAGCACCCTGACTCGGCACACATCGGCAGGCTCCGTTAAGGGGCACATCGGATCTGGCACGATGACGTGGTGCGAGCCAGCTCTCCCCCGCCCCGCAGCCGAGGATCCCGAGCGTCTCGAACTAGACGGCGCCGCCTGGTGGCCATCGCGATGTTGCTCATGCTGGTGCCGCTGGCCACCGGATGCCTGCGGGTCCGGGCCTCGCTCACCATCTCCCCCGATGACCTGGTGTCCGGTGAGATCGTCGCCGCCGCCAAACCCAAGACCCCCAAAGACACCGGTCCGCAGCTGGACAGCAATAACCTGCCGTTCAGCCAGAAGGTGGCGGTGTCGAACTACGACAGCGACGGCTACGTCGGCTCGCAGGCGGTCTTCTCCGATCTGACGTTCGCGGAGTTGCCGCAGCTGGCGAACATGAACTCCGATGCCTCCGGGGTCAACCTGACGCTGCGCCGCAACGGCAACCTGGTGATCCTGGAAGGCCGGGCGGACCTGACCGCGCTGACCGATTCGGAGGCCGACGTCGAGCTGACGGTCGCCTTCCCCGGCGTGGTGACCTCCACCAACGGCGACCGGGTCGAACCCGACGTGGTGTCGTGGAAGCTCAAACCGGGCGTGGTGACCACCATGACCGCCCAGGCCCGCTACACCGACCCCAACACCCGGTCC is part of the Mycobacterium mantenii genome and encodes:
- a CDS encoding GNAT family N-acetyltransferase — its product is MAIFLIDLLPDDMERRLDDALSVYVDAMRYPRGTENQRAAMWLEHIRRRGWQGAGVVETQEADSEGAQLPSAEDLASARLLGVAYGYPGAPGQWWQQQVVLGMQRGGSPPQEISRLMDSYFELTELHIHPHAQGRGLGEALARRLLAGRTEQNVLLSTPETSGEPNRAWRLYRRLGFTDIIRGYHFAGDPRAFAILGRKLPL
- the lppM gene encoding lipoprotein LppM — translated: MLLMLVPLATGCLRVRASLTISPDDLVSGEIVAAAKPKTPKDTGPQLDSNNLPFSQKVAVSNYDSDGYVGSQAVFSDLTFAELPQLANMNSDASGVNLTLRRNGNLVILEGRADLTALTDSEADVELTVAFPGVVTSTNGDRVEPDVVSWKLKPGVVTTMTAQARYTDPNTRSFTGAVVWLGIASFAAAGVVGLLAWVSRDRSPRLTAPRDQPPPS
- a CDS encoding DUF3040 domain-containing protein, giving the protein MPLSDHEQRMLDQIESALYAEDPKFASSVRGGGFRAPTARRRLQGVALFVIGLAMLVSGVAFKATMIGNFPILSVFGFIVMFGGVIFAITGPRLSGRSDHSGPAPTSLRQRRNKSGGSFTSRMEDRFRRRFDD